The following proteins are encoded in a genomic region of Gossypium hirsutum isolate 1008001.06 chromosome D05, Gossypium_hirsutum_v2.1, whole genome shotgun sequence:
- the LOC121217093 gene encoding uncharacterized protein gives MQLYTFDEKANTVTIIVVCCNPEKVRDKLRCKGGFSIESIEIKPPPKPPARRASSLPKPPEGPANLLRKPPETPVSSLLMAGTWAGFCCNACYHGQCGDPCYFGGPPPPPCYWTYCRPVYDRWGGGNYKYCYSSHGDCFIEQNPQACLIL, from the exons ATGcaattatat ACATTCGACGAGAAGGCCAACACGGTGACCATCATTGTGGTTTGCTGCAATCCTGAGAAGGTGAGGGACAAATTACGTTGCAAGGGTGGCTTTTCCATCGAGAGCATTGAGATCAAACCACCGCCAAAACCACCAGCCAGACGGGCTTCTTCACTGCCGAAACCACCAGAAGGGCCAGCTAATTTACTGCGGAAACCACCAGAAACACCGGTTTCTTCACTGCTGATGGCTGGTACGTGGGCTGGATTTTGTTGCAATGCATGTTATCATGGCCAATGTGGGGACCCTTGCTACTTTGGTGGACCACCTCCACCTCCATGCTATTGGACTTATTGTAGGCCAGTTTATGATAGGTGGGGCGGCGGCAACTACAAGTATTGTTATTCGAGCCATGGTGATTGTTTTATCGAACAAAACCCACAAGCCTGCTTAATCCTATGA
- the LOC121217768 gene encoding protein PYRICULARIA ORYZAE RESISTANCE 21 isoform X4 — MAQKDKVSLYSLPQPEYVTIMVLKVDLQCCRCYMKVKKVVSEFPHFINNRNTRPDIPREGQHGDHHGVVCCNPEKLRDKLWCKGGGSIKSIEIKLPPAKRASPPREPTGKQESPPPTAGLLAGYCCTECYHGQRGGPCYFGVPPPPPCFWTYGRPVYDRSGIFSSTITARDGGQAQDDDNGADGRPSVSSLLLESEESTL, encoded by the exons ATGGCGCAGAAGGACAAGGTTTCCCTTTATTCCCTGCCACAGCCTGAATAC GTGACCATAATGGTGCTGAAGGTCGACCTTCAGTGTTGTCGATGCTACATGAAAGTGAAGAAAGTAGTTTCCGAATTCCCTC ATTTTATAAACAACAGAAATACGAGACCAGATATACCACGAGAAGGCCAACACGGTGACCATCACGGCGTGGTTTGCTGCAATCCAGAGAAGTTGAGGGACAAGTTATGGTGCAAGGGTGGAGGTTCCATCAAGAGCATTGAGATCAAATTACCACCAGCCAAACGGGCTTCGCCACCGCGGGAACCAACAGGAAAACAGGAATCTCCACCGCCGACGGCCGGTCTGCTTGCAGGATATTGTTGCACTGAATGCTATCATGGACAACGTGGGGGCCCTTGCTACTTTGGTGTACCACCTCCACCTCCATGCTTTTGGACTTATGGTAGGCCAGTTTATGATAG ATCTGGGATTTTCAGCTCCACCATAACAGCTAGAGATGGCGGACAAGCACAAG ATGACGATAATGGTGCTGACGGTCGACCTTCGGTGTCGTCGCTGCTACTTGAAAGTGAGGAAAGTACTTTGTGA
- the LOC121217768 gene encoding uncharacterized protein isoform X1 yields the protein MAQKDKVSLYSLPQPEYVTIMVLKVDLQCCRCYMKVKKVVSEFPHFINNRNTRPDIPREGQHGDHHGVVCCNPEKLRDKLWCKGGGSIKSIEIKLPPAKRASPPREPTGKQESPPPTAGLLAGYCCTECYHGQRGGPCYFGVPPPPPCFWTYGRPVYDRSGIFSSTITARDGGQAQGLLFIRKNLFLFSILWLLFFFLCPSIYKSSSHLPILPCQNPNTLFPFSLVKLISKKCLICDIELGGI from the exons ATGGCGCAGAAGGACAAGGTTTCCCTTTATTCCCTGCCACAGCCTGAATAC GTGACCATAATGGTGCTGAAGGTCGACCTTCAGTGTTGTCGATGCTACATGAAAGTGAAGAAAGTAGTTTCCGAATTCCCTC ATTTTATAAACAACAGAAATACGAGACCAGATATACCACGAGAAGGCCAACACGGTGACCATCACGGCGTGGTTTGCTGCAATCCAGAGAAGTTGAGGGACAAGTTATGGTGCAAGGGTGGAGGTTCCATCAAGAGCATTGAGATCAAATTACCACCAGCCAAACGGGCTTCGCCACCGCGGGAACCAACAGGAAAACAGGAATCTCCACCGCCGACGGCCGGTCTGCTTGCAGGATATTGTTGCACTGAATGCTATCATGGACAACGTGGGGGCCCTTGCTACTTTGGTGTACCACCTCCACCTCCATGCTTTTGGACTTATGGTAGGCCAGTTTATGATAG ATCTGGGATTTTCAGCTCCACCATAACAGCTAGAGATGGCGGACAAGCACAAG ggCTTCTATTCATTCGTAAAAATTTATTCCTATTTTCGATTTTGTggctccttttctttttcctttgccCTTCAATATATAAGTCATCCAGTCATCTGCCCATTCTTCCGTGCCAGAACCCGAATACCTTATTTCCCTTTTCTCTTGTCAAATTAATCAGCaaaaaatgcttaatttgtgatATAGAACTAGgcggaatttaa
- the LOC121217768 gene encoding protein PYRICULARIA ORYZAE RESISTANCE 21 isoform X2, whose protein sequence is MAQKDKVTIMVLKVDLQCCRCYMKVKKVVSEFPHFINNRNTRPDIPREGQHGDHHGVVCCNPEKLRDKLWCKGGGSIKSIEIKLPPAKRASPPREPTGKQESPPPTAGLLAGYCCTECYHGQRGGPCYFGVPPPPPCFWTYGRPVYDRSGIFSSTITARDGGQAQGLLFIRKNLFLFSILWLLFFFLCPSIYKSSSHLPILPCQNPNTLFPFSLVKLISKKCLICDIELGGI, encoded by the exons ATGGCGCAGAAGGACAAG GTGACCATAATGGTGCTGAAGGTCGACCTTCAGTGTTGTCGATGCTACATGAAAGTGAAGAAAGTAGTTTCCGAATTCCCTC ATTTTATAAACAACAGAAATACGAGACCAGATATACCACGAGAAGGCCAACACGGTGACCATCACGGCGTGGTTTGCTGCAATCCAGAGAAGTTGAGGGACAAGTTATGGTGCAAGGGTGGAGGTTCCATCAAGAGCATTGAGATCAAATTACCACCAGCCAAACGGGCTTCGCCACCGCGGGAACCAACAGGAAAACAGGAATCTCCACCGCCGACGGCCGGTCTGCTTGCAGGATATTGTTGCACTGAATGCTATCATGGACAACGTGGGGGCCCTTGCTACTTTGGTGTACCACCTCCACCTCCATGCTTTTGGACTTATGGTAGGCCAGTTTATGATAG ATCTGGGATTTTCAGCTCCACCATAACAGCTAGAGATGGCGGACAAGCACAAG ggCTTCTATTCATTCGTAAAAATTTATTCCTATTTTCGATTTTGTggctccttttctttttcctttgccCTTCAATATATAAGTCATCCAGTCATCTGCCCATTCTTCCGTGCCAGAACCCGAATACCTTATTTCCCTTTTCTCTTGTCAAATTAATCAGCaaaaaatgcttaatttgtgatATAGAACTAGgcggaatttaa
- the LOC121217768 gene encoding uncharacterized protein isoform X3, producing the protein MLHESEESSFRIPSNTRPDIPREGQHGDHHGVVCCNPEKLRDKLWCKGGGSIKSIEIKLPPAKRASPPREPTGKQESPPPTAGLLAGYCCTECYHGQRGGPCYFGVPPPPPCFWTYGRPVYDRSGIFSSTITARDGGQAQGLLFIRKNLFLFSILWLLFFFLCPSIYKSSSHLPILPCQNPNTLFPFSLVKLISKKCLICDIELGGI; encoded by the exons ATGCTACATGAAAGTGAAGAAAGTAGTTTCCGAATTCCCTC AAATACGAGACCAGATATACCACGAGAAGGCCAACACGGTGACCATCACGGCGTGGTTTGCTGCAATCCAGAGAAGTTGAGGGACAAGTTATGGTGCAAGGGTGGAGGTTCCATCAAGAGCATTGAGATCAAATTACCACCAGCCAAACGGGCTTCGCCACCGCGGGAACCAACAGGAAAACAGGAATCTCCACCGCCGACGGCCGGTCTGCTTGCAGGATATTGTTGCACTGAATGCTATCATGGACAACGTGGGGGCCCTTGCTACTTTGGTGTACCACCTCCACCTCCATGCTTTTGGACTTATGGTAGGCCAGTTTATGATAG ATCTGGGATTTTCAGCTCCACCATAACAGCTAGAGATGGCGGACAAGCACAAG ggCTTCTATTCATTCGTAAAAATTTATTCCTATTTTCGATTTTGTggctccttttctttttcctttgccCTTCAATATATAAGTCATCCAGTCATCTGCCCATTCTTCCGTGCCAGAACCCGAATACCTTATTTCCCTTTTCTCTTGTCAAATTAATCAGCaaaaaatgcttaatttgtgatATAGAACTAGgcggaatttaa